A single genomic interval of Saccharothrix saharensis harbors:
- a CDS encoding CGNR zinc finger domain-containing protein, whose protein sequence is MTGLAAGWDHAAFTQGRAGDAEHDVELLLAFLNTRDLELGTDVLDSAAAWRAWVTERGLGRAGDPHEVRAVRSSLRASLGERHDGPDPTPVAGLIRVDLSHGVPTMSSTDALGAVLGAAARLAVLGTWERFKICQADDCRWAFFDRSRNRSRTWCSMQTCGNREKARNWRERRALSVT, encoded by the coding sequence GTGACTGGTCTGGCGGCCGGCTGGGACCACGCGGCTTTCACGCAGGGTCGAGCCGGCGATGCGGAACACGATGTGGAGCTGCTGCTCGCTTTCCTGAACACCCGAGACCTCGAACTCGGCACGGACGTCCTGGACAGCGCCGCCGCCTGGCGCGCGTGGGTCACCGAACGCGGCCTGGGCCGGGCTGGTGATCCGCACGAGGTCCGCGCCGTCCGCTCCTCGCTGCGGGCCTCGCTGGGTGAACGGCACGACGGACCCGACCCCACCCCCGTCGCGGGCCTGATCCGCGTCGACCTCAGCCACGGCGTGCCGACGATGTCCAGCACCGACGCGCTCGGCGCGGTGCTCGGCGCGGCGGCGCGGCTGGCCGTGCTCGGGACGTGGGAGCGGTTCAAGATCTGCCAGGCGGACGACTGCCGGTGGGCGTTCTTCGACCGCTCGCGCAACCGCTCGCGCACCTGGTGCTCGATGCAGACGTGCGGCAACCGGGAGAAGGCGCGCAACTGGCGGGAACGCCGCGCCCTGAGCGTGACCTGA
- a CDS encoding MerR family transcriptional regulator → MAWSIAQVARMSKVTSRTLRHYDAIGLLEPAWVGDNGYRYYERAQVLRLQRILLLRELGLGLDTVAEVLDGRHRAVDVLRNHARWLAAEQDRLAKLARTVSRTIEELEGGDEVKMDELFDGFDADRQARYEAELVERYGEQAQEHIDEGKRRMKDWTKADADGYLAEWKAIVEAYADVFRAGVAADAPRALEVTDRHHAWLSRSWTPNRESYTGLGELYADAPEFKAQLDEHAEGLAEYVRDAIAAYAAARL, encoded by the coding sequence ATGGCCTGGTCGATCGCGCAGGTCGCGCGGATGTCGAAGGTGACTTCGCGGACGCTGCGGCACTACGACGCGATCGGCCTGCTCGAACCGGCGTGGGTCGGCGACAACGGCTACCGCTACTACGAGCGGGCGCAGGTGCTCCGGCTCCAGCGGATCCTGCTGCTGCGCGAGCTGGGACTCGGCCTCGACACCGTGGCCGAGGTCCTGGACGGGCGGCACCGGGCGGTCGACGTGCTGCGCAACCACGCGCGGTGGCTGGCCGCCGAGCAGGACCGGCTGGCGAAGCTGGCCCGGACCGTCTCCCGGACGATCGAGGAACTGGAAGGGGGTGACGAGGTGAAGATGGACGAGCTGTTCGACGGCTTCGACGCCGACCGCCAGGCCCGCTACGAGGCGGAGCTGGTGGAGCGCTACGGCGAGCAGGCGCAGGAGCACATCGACGAGGGCAAGCGCCGGATGAAGGACTGGACGAAGGCCGACGCCGACGGTTACCTGGCCGAGTGGAAGGCGATCGTCGAGGCCTACGCGGACGTGTTCCGCGCCGGTGTCGCGGCCGACGCGCCGCGCGCGCTGGAGGTGACCGACCGGCACCACGCCTGGCTGTCCCGCAGCTGGACGCCGAACCGGGAGTCCTACACCGGCCTCGGTGAGCTCTACGCCGACGCGCCGGAGTTCAAGGCGCAGCTCGACGAGCACGCCGAGGGCCTGGCCGAGTACGTGCGCGACGCGATCGCGGCGTACGCGGCGGCCAGGCTCTAG
- a CDS encoding helix-turn-helix domain-containing protein, whose translation MDKSIDEAVADLGRDIGEYIRQQRNTAKISLRQLAKLAGVSNPYLSQIERGLRKPSAEILQQIAKGLRISAEALYVEAGILEQREGGALADAIVTAPDLTERQKQVLLDVYESFRRENTATKTKPEE comes from the coding sequence TTGGACAAGTCCATCGACGAGGCGGTGGCCGATCTCGGCCGCGACATCGGCGAGTACATCCGCCAGCAGCGCAACACGGCGAAGATCTCGTTGCGGCAGCTGGCCAAGCTCGCCGGGGTCTCCAACCCGTACCTGAGCCAGATCGAACGCGGTCTGCGCAAGCCGAGCGCGGAGATCCTGCAGCAGATCGCCAAGGGGCTGAGGATCTCCGCGGAGGCGCTGTACGTCGAGGCCGGGATCCTGGAGCAGCGCGAGGGCGGCGCCCTCGCGGACGCCATCGTCACCGCCCCCGACCTGACCGAGCGGCAGAAACAGGTGTTGCTCGACGTCTACGAGTCGTTCCGGCGGGAGAACACCGCCACCAAGACCAAGCCGGAGGAGTGA
- a CDS encoding alpha/beta fold hydrolase produces the protein MVTHRSFGSGAPVTLVGHGLGATPGEARLPTSGLPGTKVVVTLPSHGDAPDAPEGYWTYRRIAADLRAVARETGATRALGVSLTAGALLALLAGEPDAFERVALLLPAVLDEPRRMLGREEAITAVGGPPDYQAERRLAFARLDGALAELPGQVAVPDRAALARVTAPVLVIGATRDPLHPGDVAEQVAASFPNGRLELVPSWLTHRGEVRGWLSDFLRG, from the coding sequence GTGGTGACGCACCGGAGCTTCGGCTCCGGCGCACCCGTCACGCTCGTCGGCCACGGCCTGGGCGCGACACCCGGTGAGGCACGGCTGCCCACGTCCGGCCTGCCGGGCACGAAGGTCGTGGTCACCCTCCCCTCGCACGGCGACGCGCCGGACGCGCCGGAGGGTTACTGGACCTACCGGCGCATCGCCGCCGACCTGCGCGCCGTCGCACGGGAGACCGGCGCGACCCGGGCGCTCGGCGTGTCGCTGACCGCGGGAGCGCTGCTCGCCCTGCTGGCCGGGGAACCCGACGCGTTCGAGCGGGTCGCCCTGCTGCTGCCCGCCGTGCTGGACGAGCCCCGGCGGATGCTCGGCCGCGAGGAGGCGATCACCGCCGTCGGCGGGCCGCCGGACTACCAGGCGGAACGGCGGCTGGCGTTCGCCCGGCTCGACGGGGCGCTCGCCGAGCTGCCCGGCCAGGTCGCGGTGCCCGACCGGGCGGCGCTGGCGCGGGTCACGGCCCCGGTGCTGGTGATCGGCGCGACGCGGGACCCGCTGCACCCCGGCGACGTGGCCGAGCAGGTCGCGGCCTCGTTCCCGAACGGCAGGCTGGAGCTCGTGCCGTCGTGGCTGACCCACCGCGGCGAGGTCCGAGGGTGGTTGTCCGACTTCCTGCGCGGGTAG
- a CDS encoding NACHT domain-containing protein produces MSRFRQRAVLTGCVLAAVLAAAGLFVTDYGIDPDLWLTGLALGFLALLAALDPWLHRKRAAGLATDDNLDAAASALARALHAQWNEECHARGLREHLLDLHWSAVRGEPGHSDAVVRAFQRTPRMVFLGEPGAGKSTTAMLLTIGLLDRLVDGPVPFLLPLSTWNPEAEDVRTWMTRRLYEDHPALRNTELYGSYAGDLLVEQRRIFPVLDGLDQIPAERRADALDRINRAFPGSHPLVLTCRTAEFAESAATVPNAQVVELQPVDLEEVAGYLRSVSDPVGAARWEPVFLHLRDEPDGRLAEALSTPLAVWLAGVVYGYGEPSELLDRTRFPDRFAIENHLADLLVGGAFGDRGVAHQARASQVWPREKAARWLAFLAGEMRRRGVRELGWWELRRSVGSTWLALLGAVALGLIGGFGVAWLMAYASTPELAPITGLAAGVAVAVAALYASGHRVPKPRLGVWRSLVVVSGVLGTAAGLVFGALYGLSAGLVVGLGIAVAVALRFGLGSTAELSHPSSPKWTMARDRIAVWTGSLVLAVVFGAAAGLVFGPKQSGMVGLGLACGLMLGFTLSVLHLRWWWFTVARIWLALRGKLPWELMVFLEDARKLGVLRQAGAAYQFRHALVQDRLAGDRAAPVRSDAELA; encoded by the coding sequence GTGTCCAGATTCCGCCAGCGGGCCGTGCTCACCGGGTGCGTGCTGGCCGCCGTGCTCGCCGCGGCCGGCCTGTTCGTCACCGACTACGGCATCGACCCCGACCTGTGGTTGACCGGCCTCGCCCTCGGGTTCCTGGCGCTGCTCGCCGCGCTGGACCCGTGGCTGCACCGCAAACGCGCCGCCGGACTGGCCACCGACGACAACCTCGACGCCGCCGCGAGCGCCCTGGCCCGCGCCCTGCACGCGCAGTGGAACGAGGAGTGCCACGCCCGCGGCCTGCGGGAACACCTCCTCGACCTGCACTGGAGCGCCGTGCGGGGTGAACCGGGGCACAGCGACGCGGTCGTCCGCGCGTTCCAGCGCACCCCGCGCATGGTGTTCCTCGGCGAGCCCGGCGCGGGCAAGAGCACGACCGCGATGCTGCTCACGATCGGCCTGCTCGACCGCCTCGTGGACGGCCCGGTGCCGTTCCTGCTGCCGCTGTCCACGTGGAACCCGGAGGCGGAGGACGTCCGCACCTGGATGACCCGGCGGCTCTACGAGGACCACCCGGCGCTGCGCAACACCGAGCTGTACGGCAGCTACGCGGGTGACCTGCTGGTCGAGCAGCGCCGGATCTTCCCCGTGCTCGACGGCCTGGACCAGATCCCGGCGGAACGGCGCGCCGACGCGCTCGACCGCATCAACCGCGCGTTCCCCGGCTCGCACCCGCTGGTGCTGACCTGCCGCACCGCCGAGTTCGCCGAGTCGGCCGCCACCGTGCCGAACGCGCAGGTGGTGGAGTTGCAGCCGGTGGACCTGGAGGAGGTCGCGGGCTACCTGCGGTCGGTCTCCGACCCGGTCGGCGCGGCCCGCTGGGAGCCGGTGTTCCTGCACCTGCGCGACGAGCCGGACGGCCGGCTGGCCGAGGCGCTGTCCACGCCCCTCGCGGTGTGGCTGGCGGGCGTCGTCTACGGGTACGGCGAGCCGAGCGAGCTGCTGGACCGCACCCGGTTCCCCGACCGGTTCGCCATCGAGAACCACCTGGCGGACCTGCTGGTCGGCGGCGCGTTCGGTGATCGCGGGGTCGCGCACCAGGCCCGTGCCAGCCAGGTGTGGCCCCGGGAGAAGGCGGCCCGCTGGCTCGCGTTCCTGGCGGGCGAGATGCGTCGGCGCGGTGTGCGCGAACTGGGCTGGTGGGAGCTGCGCCGCTCGGTCGGCAGCACGTGGCTCGCCCTGCTCGGCGCGGTCGCGCTCGGCCTGATCGGCGGGTTCGGCGTGGCCTGGCTGATGGCGTACGCGAGCACGCCGGAGCTGGCCCCGATCACGGGGTTGGCCGCCGGGGTCGCGGTCGCGGTGGCGGCGCTGTACGCGTCCGGGCACCGGGTGCCGAAACCGCGGCTGGGGGTGTGGCGCAGCCTGGTCGTGGTCAGCGGTGTGCTCGGCACGGCCGCCGGCCTGGTGTTCGGCGCGCTGTACGGGCTGTCCGCCGGCTTGGTGGTCGGCCTGGGCATCGCGGTGGCGGTGGCGCTGCGGTTCGGGTTGGGCAGCACGGCCGAGCTGAGCCACCCGTCCAGTCCGAAGTGGACGATGGCGCGGGACCGGATCGCGGTGTGGACGGGGTCGCTGGTGCTGGCCGTGGTGTTCGGCGCGGCGGCCGGACTGGTGTTCGGGCCCAAGCAGTCCGGCATGGTCGGGCTCGGCCTGGCGTGCGGGCTGATGCTCGGCTTCACCCTGTCCGTGCTGCACCTGCGCTGGTGGTGGTTCACCGTGGCGCGGATCTGGCTGGCGCTGCGCGGCAAGCTGCCGTGGGAGCTGATGGTGTTCCTGGAGGACGCGCGCAAGCTCGGCGTGCTGCGGCAGGCCGGGGCCGCCTACCAGTTCCGGCACGCGTTGGTGCAGGACCGGCTGGCGGGCGACCGCGCGGCCCCGGTCCGGTCAGACGCCGAGCTCGCGTAG
- a CDS encoding type 1 glutamine amidotransferase domain-containing protein: protein MAEQKRIAFLVDTEGIEQVELTEPWQHVEKAGAVPRLLAPKLGQVRAFDHLTPADTFDVDVPFAHADPMDYDGVVIPGGVANSDNLRLDRDAVQFVKQHVAAGKPVAAICHGPWLLVEADVVRGKMLTSFPSLATDIRNAGGDWSDEEVRVCDMAGWTLVTSRKPDDLPAFNREALKAFGLQGL from the coding sequence ATGGCCGAACAGAAGAGGATCGCATTCCTGGTCGACACGGAGGGCATCGAGCAGGTCGAGCTGACCGAGCCCTGGCAGCACGTGGAGAAGGCCGGTGCCGTGCCGAGGCTGCTCGCGCCCAAGCTGGGGCAGGTGCGGGCGTTCGACCACCTGACGCCGGCCGACACGTTCGACGTGGACGTGCCGTTCGCGCACGCCGACCCCATGGACTACGACGGCGTGGTGATCCCGGGCGGGGTGGCCAACTCGGACAACCTCCGCCTCGACCGCGACGCGGTGCAGTTCGTCAAGCAGCACGTGGCCGCGGGCAAGCCGGTCGCGGCGATCTGCCACGGGCCGTGGCTGCTGGTCGAGGCGGACGTGGTGCGGGGCAAGATGCTGACCTCGTTCCCCAGCCTGGCCACCGACATCCGCAACGCGGGCGGCGACTGGTCCGACGAGGAGGTCCGGGTCTGCGACATGGCCGGGTGGACCCTGGTGACCAGCCGCAAGCCCGACGACCTGCCCGCGTTCAACCGCGAGGCGCTCAAGGCCTTCGGGCTGCAAGGCCTCTGA
- a CDS encoding YbaK/EbsC family protein, translating into MVGVWTIAGTLTPLPVLDRLDLVAAPVAAALRAMADGGRLAVAEIDPALADTAEFCAHYGSPLEASANCVVVAGKRGDTVRYAACVVLATTRADVNGVVRRRLDARKASFAPMDDAVSLSGMEYGGITPVGLPDDWPVLLSPEVAAAPELVIGSGVRGSKLLVPGDVLAKLPGAEVVEGLAR; encoded by the coding sequence ATGGTCGGCGTGTGGACCATCGCAGGCACCCTGACCCCGCTGCCCGTCCTCGACCGGCTGGACCTGGTGGCCGCCCCGGTCGCCGCCGCGCTGAGGGCGATGGCGGACGGCGGCCGGCTCGCGGTCGCGGAGATCGACCCCGCGTTGGCGGACACCGCCGAGTTCTGCGCGCACTACGGCTCGCCGCTGGAGGCGTCCGCGAACTGCGTCGTCGTCGCGGGCAAGCGCGGCGACACCGTCCGGTACGCCGCGTGCGTCGTGCTCGCGACCACGCGCGCGGACGTGAACGGCGTCGTGCGGCGGAGGCTGGACGCGCGCAAGGCGTCGTTCGCGCCGATGGACGACGCGGTGTCGCTCAGCGGCATGGAGTACGGCGGCATCACACCCGTCGGCCTGCCCGACGACTGGCCCGTGCTGCTGTCACCGGAGGTCGCCGCCGCGCCGGAACTGGTGATCGGCAGCGGCGTGCGGGGCAGCAAGCTGCTCGTGCCCGGCGACGTGCTGGCGAAGCTGCCGGGCGCGGAAGTCGTCGAGGGCCTGGCCCGGTGA
- a CDS encoding zf-TFIIB domain-containing protein, which yields MICPKCQDLMRTISRGSVHIEQCENCKGVFLDGGELEQIIAAERAHYAQPYRPEGVPVHTPVAPVPVAPVPVAPGPVSPGPVAAGDPTVAAPVEGAAPVEPAAPGAGEVADVPPAAGPPPPYQPPPGTHTGPPPPYQPPPGTVPAAPPPAVYPVGYHDPHYPPRRRRSFLEELLD from the coding sequence GTGATCTGTCCGAAGTGCCAGGACCTGATGCGGACCATCAGCCGTGGTTCCGTTCACATCGAGCAGTGCGAGAACTGCAAGGGCGTGTTCCTGGACGGCGGCGAGCTGGAGCAGATCATCGCCGCCGAACGGGCGCACTACGCGCAGCCGTACCGGCCGGAGGGCGTCCCGGTGCACACGCCGGTCGCACCCGTGCCCGTCGCTCCCGTGCCCGTCGCTCCTGGGCCGGTCTCACCCGGGCCGGTGGCCGCCGGTGATCCGACGGTGGCCGCGCCGGTCGAGGGTGCCGCGCCGGTCGAGCCCGCGGCGCCGGGAGCAGGCGAGGTCGCCGACGTCCCGCCCGCGGCCGGGCCGCCTCCGCCCTACCAGCCGCCGCCGGGCACGCACACCGGCCCGCCGCCCCCGTACCAGCCACCGCCCGGCACCGTGCCCGCCGCGCCACCGCCGGCGGTGTACCCGGTCGGGTACCACGACCCGCACTACCCGCCGCGCCGCAGGCGCAGCTTCCTGGAGGAACTGCTCGACTGA
- a CDS encoding DUF445 domain-containing protein, whose translation MEQLTPADQLKRQGLRRMKLVATGFFLAATAIFLVALLFEDGGPAWVGYVRAAAEAGMVGALADWFAVTALFRRPLGLPIPHTAIIPTRKDTFGDALGSFVGTNFLSEAVVRDKLRRAGIGRRIGEWLARPEHAERVTSELANVVKGAVTVLRDDDVQAVVEQAVVRRLVDRPWGPPLGKLLGQVLTDGAHHKLVDLMCDRAYDWVRDNYEKVMGVVSDRAPSWSPKFVDSLLGDKVYTELLNFAWAVKTDVNHPMRLAVDQFLIEFATDLRTDPATMQRAEQVKQQVVEHPDVQRVIGSAWGTAKKMLLDAAEDPSSELRRRVREGLVAFGRRLVEDESMRAKVDGWLEGAAGYVVTNYRDEITTLITDTVERWDAEETSRKIELQVGRDLQFIRINGTVVGALAGLAIYTVGQLVT comes from the coding sequence GTGGAGCAACTGACCCCCGCTGACCAGCTCAAGCGCCAGGGACTGCGCCGGATGAAGCTCGTGGCGACCGGCTTCTTCCTGGCCGCGACGGCGATCTTCCTGGTGGCCCTGCTGTTCGAGGACGGCGGCCCGGCGTGGGTCGGGTACGTCCGGGCCGCCGCCGAGGCGGGCATGGTCGGCGCGCTGGCCGACTGGTTCGCCGTGACCGCCCTGTTCCGCCGGCCGCTCGGCCTGCCGATCCCGCACACGGCGATCATCCCGACCCGCAAGGACACCTTCGGCGACGCGCTGGGGTCGTTCGTCGGGACGAACTTCCTGTCCGAGGCGGTGGTGCGGGACAAGCTGCGCCGGGCGGGCATCGGGCGGCGGATCGGCGAGTGGCTCGCCCGGCCGGAGCACGCCGAGCGGGTGACGTCGGAGCTGGCCAACGTCGTGAAGGGCGCGGTCACCGTGCTGCGCGACGACGACGTGCAGGCCGTGGTGGAGCAGGCGGTGGTGCGGCGGTTGGTCGACCGGCCGTGGGGTCCGCCGCTGGGCAAGCTGCTGGGCCAGGTGCTCACCGACGGCGCGCACCACAAGCTCGTGGACCTGATGTGCGACCGGGCGTACGACTGGGTGCGGGACAACTACGAGAAGGTCATGGGCGTGGTGTCGGACCGGGCGCCGTCGTGGTCGCCGAAGTTCGTCGACTCGCTGCTGGGCGACAAGGTCTACACCGAGCTGCTGAACTTCGCGTGGGCGGTGAAGACCGACGTCAACCACCCCATGCGGCTGGCGGTGGACCAGTTCCTGATCGAGTTCGCGACCGACCTGCGCACCGACCCGGCGACCATGCAGCGGGCCGAGCAGGTCAAGCAGCAGGTGGTCGAGCACCCGGACGTGCAGCGGGTGATCGGGTCGGCATGGGGCACGGCGAAGAAGATGCTGCTCGACGCGGCCGAGGACCCGTCGTCGGAGCTGCGCAGGCGGGTGCGCGAGGGGCTGGTCGCGTTCGGCCGCCGGCTGGTGGAGGACGAGTCGATGCGCGCGAAGGTCGACGGGTGGCTCGAGGGCGCGGCGGGGTACGTGGTGACCAACTACCGCGACGAGATCACCACGCTGATCACCGACACCGTGGAGCGCTGGGACGCCGAGGAGACCTCGCGCAAGATCGAGCTGCAGGTCGGGCGCGACCTGCAGTTCATCCGCATCAACGGCACGGTCGTGGGCGCGCTGGCCGGCCTGGCGATCTACACCGTCGGCCAGCTCGTGACGTGA
- a CDS encoding pyridoxal phosphate-dependent aminotransferase has product MRAPALVTRMRPFTSTIFAEMTALATRTGAVNLGQGFPDTDGPTGMLDVAKASIDAGLNQYPPGPGTPELRRAIAEHRSRYGTHYDPDTEVLVTVGATEAIAATLLALVEPGDEVVLIEPYYDSYAASVALAGATRRTVGLVEEPGTGRLGLDVDALRAAVGPRTRAVLLNSPHNPTGTVLNRDELAAVAALCVEHDLVAITDEVYEHLVFDGLEHVPLATFPGMAERTVTISGAGKSFNCTGWKIGWACGPAELVGATRAAKQFLTFVGGAPFQPAVAHALRHELEWVEGLRTSLQDKRSRLSDGLAEAGFAVRPSEGTYFITADVRPLGFTDGAQLCRELPERIGVAAVPVQVFTDHPDQWRHLVRFAFCKRDEVLDEAISRLRELGV; this is encoded by the coding sequence GTGCGGGCACCAGCGCTAGTCACCAGGATGAGGCCGTTCACCTCGACGATCTTCGCCGAGATGACGGCATTGGCCACGCGCACCGGGGCGGTGAACCTCGGGCAGGGCTTCCCGGACACCGACGGCCCGACCGGGATGCTCGACGTCGCCAAGGCGTCCATCGACGCGGGCCTCAACCAGTACCCGCCGGGGCCGGGCACGCCGGAGCTGCGCCGGGCGATCGCCGAGCACCGGTCGCGCTACGGCACGCACTACGACCCGGACACCGAGGTCCTGGTGACGGTCGGCGCCACGGAGGCCATCGCGGCCACGTTGCTGGCGCTGGTGGAGCCCGGTGACGAGGTGGTGCTCATCGAGCCCTACTACGACTCCTACGCGGCGTCCGTGGCGCTGGCCGGGGCGACCCGGCGCACGGTGGGGCTGGTCGAGGAGCCGGGCACGGGTCGGCTCGGGCTGGACGTCGACGCGCTGCGCGCCGCCGTCGGCCCGCGCACCAGGGCGGTGCTGCTCAACTCGCCGCACAACCCGACCGGCACCGTGCTCAACCGCGACGAGCTGGCCGCCGTGGCGGCGCTGTGCGTCGAGCACGACCTGGTGGCGATCACCGACGAGGTGTACGAGCACCTGGTCTTCGACGGGCTCGAGCACGTGCCGCTGGCCACGTTCCCCGGCATGGCCGAGCGGACCGTGACGATCTCCGGCGCCGGCAAGTCGTTCAACTGCACGGGCTGGAAGATCGGCTGGGCGTGCGGCCCGGCGGAGCTGGTCGGCGCGACCCGCGCGGCCAAGCAGTTCCTGACCTTCGTGGGCGGCGCGCCGTTCCAGCCGGCCGTGGCGCACGCGCTGCGGCACGAGCTGGAGTGGGTCGAGGGCTTGCGCACGTCCTTGCAGGACAAGCGCTCGCGGCTGTCCGACGGCCTGGCCGAGGCCGGGTTCGCGGTGCGGCCCAGCGAGGGCACCTACTTCATCACCGCGGACGTCCGGCCGCTCGGCTTCACCGACGGCGCGCAGCTGTGCCGGGAGCTGCCGGAGCGGATCGGCGTGGCGGCCGTGCCGGTGCAGGTGTTCACCGACCACCCCGACCAGTGGCGGCACCTGGTGCGGTTCGCGTTCTGCAAGCGCGACGAGGTGCTGGACGAGGCGATCTCCCGGCTACGCGAGCTCGGCGTCTGA
- a CDS encoding methyltransferase domain-containing protein, with protein MDVAANLRARLVDALVAAGVLRDPRWVDAFRQVPRHVFLPGFFAPRPDGAWEPVTDAHPDHLALVYRDDVRVTQLDNDDRAWQQALATGAATGVPTSSSSMPTIMAIMLEALSVAPGDRVLEVGTGTGYNAALLAHVLGDDRVTSIDVDPGVLARARARLAVAGHHPTCVAGDGERGHAPRAPYDRVLGTCAVSRIPTAWLAQTAPGGVVVTTLNRAIGAGLVRLTVRDGRATGRVLPEDGRFMPLRAHRQAWADEALVAASTAEPTTSRTTLLSSRAVLDPGGGFEFFAGLALAEVAVAGDPVRLVHPDGSWVRHRGAVVDQGGPRALWDVAEAAYRQWRALGEPRRHRFTFTATPTAQHFALDGTALTWPLP; from the coding sequence GTGGATGTCGCGGCGAACCTGCGGGCTCGGCTGGTCGACGCGCTCGTGGCCGCCGGCGTGCTGCGCGACCCGCGGTGGGTCGACGCGTTTCGGCAGGTGCCGAGGCACGTGTTCCTGCCGGGGTTCTTCGCGCCCCGTCCCGACGGCGCCTGGGAGCCGGTGACCGACGCGCACCCGGACCACCTCGCGCTGGTCTACCGCGACGACGTCCGCGTGACCCAGCTCGACAACGACGACCGAGCGTGGCAGCAAGCACTCGCCACCGGTGCCGCGACCGGGGTACCCACGAGTTCGTCGAGCATGCCGACGATCATGGCGATCATGCTGGAGGCGCTGTCCGTCGCGCCCGGCGACCGGGTGCTGGAGGTCGGCACCGGCACCGGCTACAACGCCGCCCTGCTCGCCCACGTGCTCGGCGACGACCGGGTGACCTCGATCGACGTCGACCCCGGCGTGCTGGCGCGGGCGCGGGCGCGGCTGGCCGTCGCTGGCCACCACCCGACGTGCGTCGCGGGCGACGGTGAGCGGGGTCACGCGCCGCGTGCGCCCTACGACCGCGTCCTCGGCACGTGCGCGGTGTCGCGGATCCCGACGGCGTGGCTGGCGCAGACCGCGCCCGGCGGGGTGGTCGTGACCACGTTGAACCGGGCCATCGGCGCGGGCCTGGTGCGGCTGACCGTGCGGGACGGGCGGGCCACCGGTCGGGTGCTGCCGGAGGACGGCCGGTTCATGCCGTTGCGCGCCCACCGGCAGGCGTGGGCCGACGAGGCGCTGGTAGCGGCCTCGACCGCGGAGCCGACGACGTCACGCACGACCCTGCTGTCCTCGCGCGCGGTGCTCGACCCGGGCGGTGGTTTCGAGTTCTTCGCGGGCCTCGCGCTGGCCGAGGTGGCGGTGGCGGGCGACCCGGTCCGCCTGGTCCACCCGGACGGCTCGTGGGTCCGGCACCGGGGTGCCGTCGTGGACCAGGGCGGGCCGCGGGCGCTGTGGGACGTCGCCGAGGCCGCCTACCGCCAGTGGCGCGCGCTGGGCGAACCCCGCCGGCACCGGTTCACCTTCACCGCGACCCCGACCGCCCAGCACTTCGCCCTGGACGGCACCGCCCTGACCTGGCCCCTCCCGTGA
- a CDS encoding DUF2516 family protein, whose protein sequence is MDIWVMFAAYYAALVMGVFAFAHALSQRADAYTAAERMTKPAWLGITGGGAFALLLFHPFSAGGMFWLAGLVAVTVYVVDVRPRLIEVQRGPRW, encoded by the coding sequence CTGGACATCTGGGTCATGTTCGCGGCCTACTACGCCGCGCTGGTCATGGGGGTGTTCGCGTTCGCGCACGCGCTCTCGCAGCGGGCGGACGCCTACACGGCGGCCGAGCGCATGACCAAGCCCGCGTGGCTCGGCATCACCGGTGGTGGCGCGTTCGCGCTGCTGCTGTTCCACCCGTTCTCCGCCGGCGGCATGTTCTGGCTCGCCGGGCTGGTCGCGGTCACGGTGTACGTGGTCGACGTCCGGCCCCGGCTGATCGAGGTCCAGCGCGGCCCGCGGTGGTGA